The DNA segment AACCGGTCCGGCGATGAGGAAATCGCCGGGGTCCGCACGATCCGCGACGATCACGACGGAGCTGCCGCTGCGATCTTCGGCATCCGCGAAGCACTTCGCGACTCGGACGAGCTCCGCACCTGGATACTTGCGGTCGACTACCCTCTGATGTCCTCGGAAGTTCTCGAGGATCAGCGACGGCGGTTCGAATCATCCTTCGCCGAGCTTTGGGTTCCGGCGGTCGACGGCCGCCCGCACATGCTCTGCGCCGGATGGACCCGGACGCTCATCAGAAGTATCGATCAGGCGATCCGCTCAGAACAGTACACGCTTCGCGCATTTCTCGATCAGGGGCGGACCGAGATCTGCGAGATCACCGATCCACACTGGAGGAAAGCATTCATGAACGTCAACACACGGGACGATCTCGAGAACCTGTCCGACGAGCGCGGCGGCAATGGCGACGACGCGCCGAAGCTTTCGCATCTCGACGAATCCGGCAGCGTCCGAATGGTCGACGTCGGCGCGAAGGCCGTGACGCGACGCGAGGCGGAAGCCGAGGCCATCGTCCGCCTCGGAGAACGCGCGTTCGAAGCCGTTCGGACGAATGCTCTGCCGAAAGGCGACGCGATCGCCACCGCCCGCATCGCGGCCATCATGGCGGCGAAAAAAACTTCCGAGCTCATTCCGATGACGCATCCCCTCGCCATCGATGGTGTCGACATCTCGATCGAGCCGGACGAGGAATCGAGCTCGTTCGTCATCCGGGCGACCGTCCGATGCGAGGGGAAGACGGGGGTGGAGATGGAGGCTCTCACCGCGTGCGCCGTCGCAGCGCTGACCCTCGTCGACATGTGCAAGAGCGCCGACAAGGGAATCGAGATCGAACGGATCCGTCTGACCCGGAAGAGCGGCGGAAAGAGCGGCGAGTGGGTGAGAAGCAGGGATCAGGGGAACGAGAAGAGTGAAGAGTGAAGAGTGAAAGAAGAGACGCCGCGAAGGTAACTTCTCGATCCTCTCACCCTTTTCACAAGCCCCCGCCCAGATCCTTCGCCGTCCTTCGGCGGCTCAGGATGACGCATGTCTGAATGTGGCGAGAGCAAACATTCGTCCCATGATCGTCGCTTCGCGCAAACACCACTCGTCATTCTGAGCCCGGCGAAGCGCGGCGAAGAATCTGGGTGGGGGATCGTGAGTCACCGTTGCCGCTCACTCGTCAACTTCTTTCACTCTTCACTCTTCACTCTTCACTCTTCTCATTCCCCCTAATCCCTACTTCAACCGCAGACCGACTCGATCATGATCGCGCAGACTTCGTACGGATCCATGTTCGCGGCTGGCCGGCGATCTTCGAAATAGCCCTTCCCCGCCTTGTTGACGGCCTGGGGGATCCGGATCGACGCGCCACGATCGCTCACACCTGCACGGAACTCGTTGATGTTGCAGGTCTCGTGAAGTCCGGTGAGCCGTTCCTCGTTGTGCGCCCCGTAGACGGCGATGTGCTCCTTGTGCCGCTTTTCGAGCCTGCGCGCGGCTTCGTGGATCTTTTCGATTCCGCCGTCCTCGCGCATCGCGCGCGTCGAGAAGTTCGTGTGCGCGCCCGCGCCGTTCCAGTCGCCCTTGACCGGCTTCGGGTAGAGCGTTGCGCTGACGTCGAATTCTTCTCCGATCCGGTAGAGCAGCCAGCGGCCGAGCCAGATCTGATCGGCGACCTCGAGCGGAGGGAGCGGGCCGATCTGAAACTCCCACTGCGCCGGCATCACCTCCGAATTGATTCCGGCGATTGCGAGCCCGGCGTCGATGCACGCGTCCATGTGAGCTTCGACGACCTCGCGACCGTAGACTTCGTCGTTGCCGACACCGCAGTAGTAGCCACCCTGCGGAGCGGGAAAGCCCTTCTCCGGCCACCCGAGGGGCTGGTTGCCGTGAAAGAGCGTGTACTCCTGCTCGATGCCGAAAAGGGGCTCCTCGTCGGCGAACTTCTCCGCGACTTCACGCAGCCGTGCCCGTCGGTTGCTCTCGTGCGGAGTGCCGTCGGGATTGAAGACCTCGCATAGCGCGAGCACGTTGTCACCTCCGTGAATCGGGTCGCGGATCAGGGCGACCGGAGTCAGCGTGAGATCGCTGAGCCTCCCCTCTGCCTGATACGTGCTCGACCCGTCGTATCCCCACTCCGGAAGATCTTCGAGCTTGCTGATCTTTCCATCGAGAATCTTCGTCTTGGACCGCAGTTTCGCGGTCGGTTTCTGTCCATCGATCCATATGTATTCGGCTTTGATTTTTCCCAACTTCCTGAGCTCCTCCGGAGGGTGATTTCGAGCGTGGGTAGACGTCGGACCCGGGTTTGATGCGGGTCGCTCTACTCTAAGCCGGAACACCGTTTTTGTCGAGAGATTCGCGGTCCGGAGAGGCCGCTTCCCGGCGGGAAACCTAGGCGCGCCTCAGCCCTTCTCCGTCGTGGATCCAGGCCTGCGCCCTTCCGGCCTCCTTGGCGGCATACATCGCGCTGTCCGCCCGGCGGAGGAGGTCGTTCTTGATCGTGCCGATCTTCCCGTCCAGCCCGTTGTTCGGATCGATCGATGCGATCCCGATCGATGCCGACAGCGCATTTCGGAGATGCAACGCAGGTACACCGAAGCCGTGGTCTTCGGTGACGTACACGTGATCCTCGATCGCTTTCCGGATCGCACCCGCCATCTCCACTCCCTCTTCGAGGGTCGAGCCCGGAGCGATCAAAACGAACTCGTCGCCTCCGTACCGGGAGATGATCACGTCGCCGGAGTCGACCGCCCGGGTGAGGAGGAACGCGACTTCACGCAGCACCTGACTTCCCGCGAGATGCCCCCAGTTGTCGTTGATCTCCTTGAAACGGTCGAGGTCGATGAACAGCGCCGTCAGCTCGCTCTGGTTGTTCAGCGCCCACTCGAGCGAGGTCTCGAGCTTCTGATGAAGGTACCGGTCGTTGTAGAGACCGGTCAGGTCATCGCGGCGCGCCAGCTCGTGCGCGCGTCGTGCGTCGAGCGCATTCTGCAGCGTGAACGAGGTGTAGCCGGCGAAGATCTCGAGCAGTTCGCGATCCGACTCGTGAAAGCGCTGGTCCCCCTTCCGGTTGATCAGCTCGAGCACGCCGCAGACCTCCTTCCCGATGTAGACCGGGACGGCGACGATCGACTTCGCGATGAAACCCATCTCTTTGTCGATGTCGGCCTTGAAGAGCGCATCTTTCAGTACATCCTTCGAAAGGTAGGGCTCGCCCGTGAGGTAGACGTGTCCGGCGATGCCCTCCTGAGCCTCGATCACGCGATCGAGGAGTTTTTCGCTGCCGGGGCCGAACGTGGAGATGAACCGCAGCTCGTTCAGCGCGCGATCGCGCCGCTTGCGTCGAGGGTCGTCCAGAAGGATCGACCCGGCCTCGCTCGGTACGAACTCGCTCGCCTTTCGCAGAATCTCGACCAGGAGCGTGTCGAGTGGCGAAACCGTCCCGAGGTTCATCGCCACCCGGTAGCGTTCGAGAAAGGGACTCAGCTCCTCCGGTTGCAGAGAATGAAATGCGTGCATCGCTGCGCCGAGATTATATGAGCGGCTTGCCCCGTCGCGGCGGGTCGAGCGATCATGGAACCATGAGCAGCCACTCGCCGAGCTCGGCCTCGCCGGATCGCGGTTCATCGAAGCGCGTGCGGCTCGAGCGCCGCTCGCCGGCATCGACCGAGATTCGAAGCGATCTCGTCGCCGTGGAAGAGCCGCTCGAGATTCGGATCGGATGGCCGGGCGACGACGCGGGACATTCGATCGTCACGATGCGGACCCCGGGCGACGACGTCGATCTCTCCATCGGGTATCTCTATTCCGAGGGTCTGATCACCGGCGCCTCGGAGGTCGTGGGTGTCGAGCGTTGTCACGGCACCGCGAACGTCGTGAGGGTCGCGCTGCGGGAGCGCCCGGCAGGGCTCGACGAGGCGCGGCGCTCGGGGATCGCGACCTCCTCCTGCGGCGTCTGCGGCAAGAGCTCGCTCGCGGCCCTCGGAGTGGCGACGATCTGGCCGGTCCGGGAGTTCGCGCCATCGGTCGACGGTGCGGTGCTCGCGGCGCTTCCGGAAGCGCTGCGTGCGGCCCAGGAGGTGTTCGACCGTACGGGCGGACTCCACGCCGCCGCTCTCTTCACGCTCGACGGAGAGCTCGTTGGACTGCGCGAGGACGTCGGCCGGCACAACGCGCTCGACAAGCTGATCGGCTGGTGCGTCCGCCGGGAAGCGGTGCCGCTGGCCGGCAACATCGTCTGTCTGAGCGGCCGGATCAGCTACGAGCTCGTGCAGAAGGCGGCCCGCGCGGGCCTTCCGGTGATCGTCGCCATCTCCGCTCCGTCATCGCTTGCGGTCGAGCTCGCGCGCGAGACCGGCATCACGCTGGCGGGCTTCACGCGCAACGGCTCGTTCAATCTCTATCACGACGAGTCGCGCGTGAGATGAGGATGTAAGGATTTAAGGATTTGAGGATTCGAGCGTCAGTCGTCGCTCACCCACCTCCTCTCCTCGCATCCTCATATCCTTATCCTCATCATGGCTCTTCTCTCTTCAGGATCTCCCGTGCCTTGCGCTCCAGCGTGTCGATGCGTTTCACGATCGAGCTTGCGCGTGTCAGCCAGCACCGGGAGGGCGACGCGCCTGCCGAGCCGCACCGTATCGAGCTCGCGTGATGTCACCCAGCACCGGCGAGGGGCCGGCCTCCTGCCGAGGCGACGACCATTGGCGAATGTTGTCTGCGCGAAGCGACGGGCACGGACGAATGTTTGTTCTCGCGAAAACCCTCACCTCGTCATCCTGAGCGAGTGACCGGCGCCTTGCGACGGTGAATCGGAAATGACACCCGCTGAGTGCGGAAACAACCGAACTCGCGTACTCAAACCAACGTCATCCTGAGCGGGCGGTCGGCGGGCAGGCGAAGGACCTCGCAGGTTGGGACATCAGACCAAGCGAAGCGCTGCAGGAGGGCCGAAGTCCAACAATTTCGTGGTCGTTTCATTAGGAGCCGCCGAAGGACGGCGAAGGATCTGGGGGCGGATCGTGATTCGAAGTGGCGGGTTGATGCAAGGATGACTCACGAGCCCCCGCCAACCTAAAATCCTCATATCCTGTATCCCTTCTCTCTTCACTCTTCGGAAAGAGCCCTGCTGCCCGCTTCGCCTCGCGCGCCTCTTCCCACCGGCAATGCTCTTCATCGCCCCAATGCCCGATGAGGATCACATAGTCGTCCGGGTCTCTGAAGCACAGCTCGCCGCTCGGCATGTAGACGGGATGATTGATCGGACCGGGATCGACGCCGGCCGCCTGGAGTGGGTGCGGAGCGCGACGAGATCGGGGGTGTAGAGATACAGAAGGATCCGGTCGTTCGGTTTCTGCGCGGGTTCCTCGTCCTCGTCGGAGAGAAGAAACATGACCGCCCCTCCCTCGCAGTGGGCCCGCCCCAGACGATCGTGTCGCCATCGAGCTCGACGTCGATCGTCTCGAAACCGAGCAACGCGTAGAAGCGGAGCGAGCGCCAGACGTCGCCGACGTGCAGAAGCGGTGTGGACCATCCAGCCTTCACGGCCATGCCCGGGCGATCTTTACACTCGCCGCGATTACGCCAACCCCAATACCGCCAGCCGTTTGCCCGCCTCCGGGCCTTCTTTCTCCGACCAGCATTCAGAAAAAGCTTGCAATCTGATTTGGTGTTGTAGTTCACTACATCACTACGTCTGGCGGGGACACACTTCCTGCCCCCGCAAGAGCGACGGAACCGAGGATGGACAGCGATTGGAACGACAGCCAGCCGATTTACCGACAGATTCGCGGCCGTGTCGTCGCGCTCATCCTCGACGGCGTGCTCAACGAGGGGGACGCACTCCCCTCGGTGCGCAACGTCGCCGCCGAATACCGGGTCAATCCGCACACGGTGCTGAAGGGTTATCAGCAGCTGGCCGACGAGGGTTTGGTCGAGACGAAGCGAGGTCTCGGGATGTTCGTCAAGCCTGGCGCACGCACCGCTCTGCTCGAGGGGGAACGCCAGAAGTTCCTCGTCGAGGAATGGCCGAGGATCGCGGAAACGATCCGGCGGCTCGGGCTGACACCGGAAGAGCTGCTCGATGCCGCGCCCGAGCCGGTTTCGCCGAACGTCGCAGAGGAGGAAGACTGACGCCATGGCATGCATAGACGCACGCGGCCTCCGAAAGACCTATGGTGCGACCGTCGCGGTGGACGGAATCGATCTCCGCGTCGAGGAAGGCCGCATTCTCGGGCTGATCGGCCCGAACGGCGCGGGAAAGACCACCACGCTCAATGCGATTCTCGGCCTCACGCCTTTCGAGGGTGAGCTGACCGTACTCGGCCGTGATCCCTGGACTGAGCGCGATCAGCTCATGCGTGACGTCTCGTTCATCGCCGACGTCGCGGTGCTGCCGCGCTGGATCCGAGTTTCTCAGCTGCTCGATTACGCGGCCGGCGTCCATCCCCGCTTCGACCGGGCGAAGGCGGAAGCATTTCTCGCGAAGACGGACATCAGACGCACCAGCAAGGTCCGGGAGCTTTCCAAAGGGATGGTGGCGCAGCTTCACCTCGCTCTGGTGATGGCAATCGATGCGAAACTCCTCGTCCTCGACGAACCGACGCTCGGTCTCGACATCCTTTACTCCAGGGCTTTTTACGATTCGCTGCTCAACGATTATTTCGATCGGAGTCGCACCATTGTCGTGACGACTCATCAGGTCGCCGAGATCCAGGACATCCTGACCGACCTCGCATTCATCAGCCGCGGCCGCATCGTGCTCGAGTGCAGCATGGAGGACTTCGATTCACGCTACACCGAGGTGAGGGTGCATCCCGATAACGTCGACGCGGCACGGGCACTGGGGCCGATACACGAGCGCGAGGTGTTCGGCCGCAGCGTCCTTCTGTTCGATCGCGCCGACCGGGCTCAGCTCGCCGCGCTCGGGGAAGTTCGCACGCCGGGCATAGCCGATCTTTTCGTCGCGGTGGTTGGAAAACAGAACGGCGAGACGGAAGGAGCGACTCGATGAACGAGCAGTCGCACACCCCTGTCGAGACCATTCCCGTCGACGAGAGCGCCGCGGAGGGTTCCACCTTGACGCGACCGCTGTACTGGTCGATGCGGCGAGAATTGTGGGAGAACCGCTCCATCACCCTCGCTCCGCTGGCCGTGTCTGCTTTCGTCCTCCTCGGGTCGCTGATCAGCGTCGTCATGATGCGAGGGAAGATCGAGAGTCATCCCACGCAGGACCCGGCAGAGATGCTCGCGATGGTCGTTCGTCCGTTCAGCATGGCTCCTGCTCCGATCATGCTGGCCTCGTTCATCGTCGGCGTCTTCTACTGTCTCGACGCGCTCTACGGAGAACGTCGCGACCGGAGCATCCTCTTCTGGAAGTCGCTGCCGGTCTCGGACCGCACCACCGGAATCTCGAAGATTCTCGTTCCGCTCGTGGTCCTGCCGCTCATAGCCTTCGTCCTGAGCGTGATCACGCAGAGTGTCATGCTCGCCGTCAGCGTACCCGTTCTGCTGAACAGTGCGGTGAGCCCGTGGGCATTGTGGACCGAGCTTCGATTCTTTCAGGGACTGGTGATCATGTTGTACGGCCTGACCGTTCACGCGCTGTGGTTTGCGCCGATCTACGGCTGGTTGGTGCTGGTCTCCGCATGGGCGCGGCGCGCTCCGTTTCTATGGGCCGTCCTGCCGCTTTTCGCAATGTCCGCGGTCGAAAGGATCGCCTTCAGCAGCTCCTGGTTCTCGTCGATGCTGCGGTACCGGGTGCTGGGGGCGATGAAGACCGCTTTCACGTTCGAGCCCGGCTCCGAGGGTGACGTACACCGGCTCTCGCAACTGACGCCGGCGGAATTTCTGAGCTCCGCCGGACTGTGGGTCGGGCTCGCGTTCGCCGTGGCGTTTGTGGCCGCCGCAATCCGCCTGCGTCGGCATCGGGAGCCGATTTGATGATGAATTACCTACGACTCGAGGAGTTCGCCCAGGAGGGTTTTCGATGTCAGTTTCGACAATGCTGTTGATGATCCATATCTGCGGTGCAGTCGTCGGCCTGCTTTCCGGATTCCTGGCGATGGTTCTCCGCAAGGGCTCCGGCCTCCATCGCGTGGCTGGAACCTTCTTTTTCGTGTCGATGCTCGGCATGTCTGCGAGTGCGGCCTATCTCGCCGCGCTGGTAAGACCGAATATGCTCAACCTGACCGTCGGCCTTCTGACGTTCTATCTCGTCGCGACGGCGTGGTGGGCGGCCAGACGCAGAGAAGGCGGCACCGGACCCTTCGACCTCGGCGCCCTTCTGTTCGTATTGATGGTCGCCATGGCGGGGTTCTCTTTCGGGCTCGAGGCGGCAAACAGTCCAGGCGGCACAAAGAACGGAATGCCCGCTCCCATCTACTTCGTCTTCGGCAGCATCGCTTTCCTCTGTGCCATCTCGGACGTTCGCATGTTGATCCGTCGCGGTCTCGGAGGTGGACGACGAATCAGCCGACATCTGTGGCGGATGTGCCTCGCTTTGCTGATCGCCACCGTCTCGCTGTATCCCGGCCAGGGCCAGCTTTTCCCCGATTGGCTGCGTGAAACGAATCTCCTGTTCGTGCCTCACGTACTGCTAATCGGGTCGATGATTTTCTGGAGGTTGCGCGTGAGATCCGCCACACGCCTACGACACGATACAACACCCCCTTCCCCGCTCAATGCGGCGGCGCTCACAGAAGGAGCGCGCGCATGACGGAGACGAAACCCATTCATTGCAGGACCGAGTCACGAGAAACGTCACCCCTGTCCGTCATTCAAGAAAAGGATCAACTCGAATACCGGTAGCCACCTCTGACCACGACCCGCGTCCCATCTTGTCGTTGACACCAGTCAAGATCGTTCAAAAGGAGAATCAATGCGAACACTAGTACAAGCAATTCTGATCTGCTTTGTTGCACCGCCCCTCGTCGCATTTGCCCAGCAGCAGACTACTGTCGCCCCCGCGTCGCAGGTGAGCCCGCTGATCGAGGATAGTGCGGAGCGCTATGACGGAGTGAAAAAGATCCTGCGCCGCACCGCCGAGATCATGCCCGAGGAGAATTACGGCTTCAAGTCAGCCAACGACGTCCGCAGCTTCGGCCAGATCGTGGGACACGTCGCAGACGCACAATATGTGTTCTGTTCACGCGTTCTGGGAGAACAGAATCCATCCCCCGGAGTAGAAAAGAACATCACCTCGAAAGGCGAGTTGATCACAGCCCTCGACGCAGCGTTTGCCTACTGCGAGCGAGCTTATGACGGGATGACAGATGCGTCCGCGATCGAGACGGTCAGGTTCATGGGAGGCGACAACCCGAAGTTCGGCGTACTGTCGGTCAACCAGATTCACACGATCGAACACTATGGAAATCTCGTTACTTATCTGCGGATGAACGATCTCGTCCCGCCAACCAGTGACCCCGACTTCATGAAGCAGCTCCAGAAGAAGAAGTGAGGACGTGAGTACGGCATCCATGACCGAACTTTCCGGAGAGCGACCACTTCTCGAGGCGAGGCTCGCGGGTGTGTTCTACCTGACCACCATCGTCGCCGGCATCTTCGCGCTTTTCTTCGTCGGCGGTAGCCTGGTCGTACGAGGGGATGCTGCGGCAACGGCGAATAATGTTCTCGCAAACGAGTCATTGTTTCGGCTCGGTTTTGCTGCCGAGCTGATCTCGATCGCGGCCTATGTCGCCGTGGTGTCTTTTCTCTATCGGCTGCTCCGCCCCGTTAGCCGACATCTTTCGTTCACGGCGGCCCTTTTCGGGCTGATGGGCAACGCCGTTCTGGCCGTCAATTCTCTGAACCTGATCGTCCCGATGTTTCTCCTGCGTCGACCGGAGCACCTGAGCGGCTTCAGCACGGAACAGGTCCAGTCGCTGGCGCTCACGCTCATCCGGGTTCACGACAGCCTCGGATACAACATCAGCATTGTCTTTTTCGGATTTTATTGTTTGCTGATCGGCATCCTCATTTTCAGATCGACCTTCCTCCCCCGTTTCATTGGTCTGTTGATGCTGCTGGGAGGTCTCGGCTGGCTC comes from the Acidobacteriota bacterium genome and includes:
- the moaC gene encoding cyclic pyranopterin monophosphate synthase MoaC: MGTPKQHLMLDGRSFLRRTVDAAREAFDEVVIVNRSGDEEIAGVRTIRDDHDGAAAAIFGIREALRDSDELRTWILAVDYPLMSSEVLEDQRRRFESSFAELWVPAVDGRPHMLCAGWTRTLIRSIDQAIRSEQYTLRAFLDQGRTEICEITDPHWRKAFMNVNTRDDLENLSDERGGNGDDAPKLSHLDESGSVRMVDVGAKAVTRREAEAEAIVRLGERAFEAVRTNALPKGDAIATARIAAIMAAKKTSELIPMTHPLAIDGVDISIEPDEESSSFVIRATVRCEGKTGVEMEALTACAVAALTLVDMCKSADKGIEIERIRLTRKSGGKSGEWVRSRDQGNEKSEE
- a CDS encoding glutamine synthetase beta-grasp domain-containing protein — protein: MGKIKAEYIWIDGQKPTAKLRSKTKILDGKISKLEDLPEWGYDGSSTYQAEGRLSDLTLTPVALIRDPIHGGDNVLALCEVFNPDGTPHESNRRARLREVAEKFADEEPLFGIEQEYTLFHGNQPLGWPEKGFPAPQGGYYCGVGNDEVYGREVVEAHMDACIDAGLAIAGINSEVMPAQWEFQIGPLPPLEVADQIWLGRWLLYRIGEEFDVSATLYPKPVKGDWNGAGAHTNFSTRAMREDGGIEKIHEAARRLEKRHKEHIAVYGAHNEERLTGLHETCNINEFRAGVSDRGASIRIPQAVNKAGKGYFEDRRPAANMDPYEVCAIMIESVCG
- a CDS encoding sensor domain-containing diguanylate cyclase — translated: MHAFHSLQPEELSPFLERYRVAMNLGTVSPLDTLLVEILRKASEFVPSEAGSILLDDPRRKRRDRALNELRFISTFGPGSEKLLDRVIEAQEGIAGHVYLTGEPYLSKDVLKDALFKADIDKEMGFIAKSIVAVPVYIGKEVCGVLELINRKGDQRFHESDRELLEIFAGYTSFTLQNALDARRAHELARRDDLTGLYNDRYLHQKLETSLEWALNNQSELTALFIDLDRFKEINDNWGHLAGSQVLREVAFLLTRAVDSGDVIISRYGGDEFVLIAPGSTLEEGVEMAGAIRKAIEDHVYVTEDHGFGVPALHLRNALSASIGIASIDPNNGLDGKIGTIKNDLLRRADSAMYAAKEAGRAQAWIHDGEGLRRA
- the fdhD gene encoding formate dehydrogenase accessory sulfurtransferase FdhD; translated protein: MSSHSPSSASPDRGSSKRVRLERRSPASTEIRSDLVAVEEPLEIRIGWPGDDAGHSIVTMRTPGDDVDLSIGYLYSEGLITGASEVVGVERCHGTANVVRVALRERPAGLDEARRSGIATSSCGVCGKSSLAALGVATIWPVREFAPSVDGAVLAALPEALRAAQEVFDRTGGLHAAALFTLDGELVGLREDVGRHNALDKLIGWCVRREAVPLAGNIVCLSGRISYELVQKAARAGLPVIVAISAPSSLAVELARETGITLAGFTRNGSFNLYHDESRVR
- a CDS encoding GntR family transcriptional regulator, with product MDSDWNDSQPIYRQIRGRVVALILDGVLNEGDALPSVRNVAAEYRVNPHTVLKGYQQLADEGLVETKRGLGMFVKPGARTALLEGERQKFLVEEWPRIAETIRRLGLTPEELLDAAPEPVSPNVAEEED
- a CDS encoding ABC transporter ATP-binding protein, yielding MACIDARGLRKTYGATVAVDGIDLRVEEGRILGLIGPNGAGKTTTLNAILGLTPFEGELTVLGRDPWTERDQLMRDVSFIADVAVLPRWIRVSQLLDYAAGVHPRFDRAKAEAFLAKTDIRRTSKVRELSKGMVAQLHLALVMAIDAKLLVLDEPTLGLDILYSRAFYDSLLNDYFDRSRTIVVTTHQVAEIQDILTDLAFISRGRIVLECSMEDFDSRYTEVRVHPDNVDAARALGPIHEREVFGRSVLLFDRADRAQLAALGEVRTPGIADLFVAVVGKQNGETEGATR
- a CDS encoding ABC transporter permease, with the translated sequence MNEQSHTPVETIPVDESAAEGSTLTRPLYWSMRRELWENRSITLAPLAVSAFVLLGSLISVVMMRGKIESHPTQDPAEMLAMVVRPFSMAPAPIMLASFIVGVFYCLDALYGERRDRSILFWKSLPVSDRTTGISKILVPLVVLPLIAFVLSVITQSVMLAVSVPVLLNSAVSPWALWTELRFFQGLVIMLYGLTVHALWFAPIYGWLVLVSAWARRAPFLWAVLPLFAMSAVERIAFSSSWFSSMLRYRVLGAMKTAFTFEPGSEGDVHRLSQLTPAEFLSSAGLWVGLAFAVAFVAAAIRLRRHREPI
- a CDS encoding DinB family protein, producing MRTLVQAILICFVAPPLVAFAQQQTTVAPASQVSPLIEDSAERYDGVKKILRRTAEIMPEENYGFKSANDVRSFGQIVGHVADAQYVFCSRVLGEQNPSPGVEKNITSKGELITALDAAFAYCERAYDGMTDASAIETVRFMGGDNPKFGVLSVNQIHTIEHYGNLVTYLRMNDLVPPTSDPDFMKQLQKKK
- a CDS encoding DUF4386 domain-containing protein, which produces MSTASMTELSGERPLLEARLAGVFYLTTIVAGIFALFFVGGSLVVRGDAAATANNVLANESLFRLGFAAELISIAAYVAVVSFLYRLLRPVSRHLSFTAALFGLMGNAVLAVNSLNLIVPMFLLRRPEHLSGFSTEQVQSLALTLIRVHDSLGYNISIVFFGFYCLLIGILIFRSTFLPRFIGLLMLLGGLGWLIHSFAGFLSPALSSELYPYSLIPGTVGEAALTLWLLVFGLNLDRWRVQSGLVNDASNRAGDKE